In Planococcus versutus, the DNA window TATTCAAATTTCCAAGAAGATGTGATTCAAGATCTTACCGAAAGTATAGAGTTCGCTCTTTCTGCTGGTGTTCCAAAACGAAACATTTGGCTCGACCCAGGAATTGGATTCGTGAAGTCAGTAGAACAAAACCTTCAAGCAATCAGGTTGATTGAGCGAATGGTCGAATGGGGCTATCCGGTACTTCTCGGTAGTTCTAGAAAATCATTTATTGGTAAAATTTTAAATACCAAAGTAGACGGACGGTTAGAAGGTTCTCTTGCAACAGTTTGCTACGGTATTACAAAAGGCTGTCATATTGTACGCGTTCATGATGTGAAAGAAACAGTTCGCGCAGTACGTATGCTTGATGCATTAACGGGGAAACATCCATATAAGGAGGAGAAATAATGGATTTTATTCATGTAAACGATATGGAATTCTATGGTTATCATGGCGTATTTCCAGAAGAAACCAAACTGGGTCAGCGGTTTCGCTTAACCGTTTCCTTGGCAGTAAATTTACAACAAGCCGGAAAAACAGATGCGCTTGAGCATACGGTACATTACGGAGAAGTTTACGAAGCTTGCCGTTCGATTGTTGAAGGCGAACCGAAAAAATTAGTAGAAGCTGTAGCAGAAAGTGTAGCAAGTCACATTCTTGCTGACTTTCCGCTAGTGCAAGGCATACGTGTACAACTAATCAAACCAGACCCACCGATTCCAGGTCATTATAAATCTGTAGCCATTGACATAACGCGAGGGAAATTCATATGAACCAAAGTTATTTATCGCTTGGTTCTAATATGGGCAATCGTTTCGAGATGCTAAAACAAGCCGTCGCGAAACTCGCTGTATTTCCAACTATTAAAGTTACTCGTATTTCTTCTCTTTACGAAACAGACCCAGTGGGATATATAGAGCAAGAGCCTTTTCTTAACATGGTCGTCCAGCTGGAAACGGAGTTAACGGCATTAGACTTACTGGATGTTTGTCAGGAGATCGAACAAAGTTTAAATCGAGAGCGACTTATTCGATGGGGACCAAGAACAATTGATCTTGATATTTTATTGTACAACCAAGAGAACTTGAAAAACGATAGGTTGATAGTTCCACATCCGCGAATGTGTGAACGAGCTTTTGTACTCGTGCCTTTAGTTGAAATAAATCCGGAATTTAAAGTGGATACTTACTTTGAACGTGATGGCGTTCGTTTATGGAAATCCTATGACGATATGAAAGCATTTTTACAAGACATGCAAAATGAGTCTTAACATAGTTTCTATCCTGAAAATTGATAGAACACGAAGCTGCCATAAATTTGTGGCAGCTTTTTTATGTAGTATGGTAAGAAATTGTGTACAATAGAGAAATACATGAATGAGATTTAGTGTTAAACAGATAAAGGAGTGTCGAGCATGTCAGAAGAATTAAACGATCAACTAGTAGTTAGGCGTCAAAAGATGCAGGCTTTTCGAGATAACGGAATGGATCCATTTGGTGGTCGTTTCGAACGGACTCATTTATCTCAAGAAATAATTGAGCAATACGGAGAGCTTTCTAAAGAAAAATTAGAAGAAACGCCATATGAAGTAATTATTGCTGGACGAGTGATGACAAAGCGCGGGAAAGGGAAGGCGGGCTTTGCACACATTCAAGATTTAAAAGGGCAAATTCAAATATATGTTCGTAAAGATGCTATTGGCGACGAGGCTTACGAAATTTACAATACAGTTGACCTAGGAGATATCTTAGGGATTAAAGGGGTTGTGTTTAAAACGAACGTAGGAGAACTGTCCATTAAAGTAAAAGAAGTGGAGTTTCTTACTAAAGCACTGCGTCCGTTACCTGAAAAATTCCACGGCTTAAAAGATGTTGAGCAACGTTACCGTCAACGCTATTTAGACTTGCTGACAAGTGAAGGCAGTAAAGAAACATTTATTCTGCGTAGTCGTATTATCCAATCAATGCGTCGTTACTTGGACAATGCAGGTTTCTTAGAAGTTGAGACGCCAATGCTTCACTCAATTGCAGGAGGAGCAGCTGCAAAACCATTTATTACACATCACAATGCACTAGACATGGAATTATATATCCGTATTGCAATCGAACTTCACTTGAAGCGTTTAATTGTTGGAGGACTAGAAAAAGTTTATGAAATTGGTCGTGTTTTTCGTAACGAAGGAATCTCAACTCGCCACAACCCAGAATTTACGATGCTGGAGCTTTATGAAGCATATGCAGATTATAACGACATCATGGCGCTTACGGAAAATTTAGTGGCTCATATTGCGCAAGAAGTGCTTGGAACTACGACAGTTCAATACGGTGAAGACCAAATTGACTTAGCTGTAGGTTGGAAAAGATTACACATGGCTGATGCTGTTAAAGAATATACAGGCGTAGACTTTTGGGAACAGATGACTAAAGAAGAAGCCCAAGCTTTAGCGAAAGAACATCATGTTGAAATTAGACCTACAATGGAAGTAGGTCATATCTTAAACGAATTTTTCGAGCAAAAAGTAGAAGAACAATTAGTTCAACCAACTTTTGTTTACGGACATCCGGTTGAAATTTCACCTTTAGCTAAGAAGAATCCAGAAGATGACCGTTTTACGGATCGCTTTGAATTGTTTATTGTACGTCGTGAACATGCCAATGCGTTTACAGAGTTAAATGATCCTATTGATCAACGTCAGCGTTTTGAAGCACAATTGATTGAGAAGTCAGAAGGAAACGACGAAGCGCATGAAATGGATGAGGACTTTATTGAGGCTCTTGAATACGGATTACCTCCGACGGGTGGATTAGGAATTGGTATTGATCGATTGATTATGTTATTAACTAATTCTTCATCTATAAGAGATGTTTTATTATTCCCACAAATGCGTCCGAAAGAATAGATAAATGAAGAGCAATGCCGATTTAAAGATCTTTGATCTTTAAATCGGTTTTTTATAAAAATACTTGTGTTGAAAAAGGAAGGGTGTTATAATATTTCTTGTCGCGTTTTTCATAATAAAAAATAAAGAATAAAAAAGTTGTTGACTTCTATAAAAGAAGTTGGTAGTATTGAAAAGTCGCCATTACATAAAGCGATGAGTAATTTGAACCTTGAAAACTGAACAGCAAAACGTCAACGAAAGACGTCACGAGCACCTCGGTGCGAGAACGGCTTTTGCGCAGGTTGCCTTTGGCAAACAGAGCAAAGTTGTTTTTCATCTCGGTGGGCGTGACGGAAATTTACTGATCAGCATTTTGTAGATCAAGCCATCTTCGGATGGTGCCAGCAACAACTAGAGCAGTCAAATGTTCTCTATAATGGAGAGTTTGATCCTGGCTCAGGACGAACGCTGGCGGCGTGCCTAATACATGCAAGTCGAGCGGAACCATTGGAGCTTGCTCCTTTGGTTTAGCGGCGGACGGGTGAGTAACACGTGGGCAACCTGCCCTGCAGATCGGGATAACTCCGGGAAACCGGTGCTAATACCGAATAGTTTGCGGCCTCTCCTGAGGCTGCACGGAAAGACGGTCTCGGCTGTCACTGCAGGATGGGCCCGCGGCGCATTAGCTAGTTGGTGGGGTAATGGCCTACCAAGGCAACGATGCGTAGCCGACCTGAGAGGGTGATCGGCCACACTGGGACTGAGACACGGCCCAGACTCCTACGGGAGGCAGCAGTAGGGAATCTTCCGCAATGGACGAAAGTCTGACGGAGCAACGCCGCGTGAGTGACGAAGGTTTTCGGATCGTAAAACTCTGTTGTGAGGGAAGAACAAGTGCCAAGTAACTACTGGCACCTTGACGGTACCTCACCAGAAAGCCACGGCTAACTACGTGCCAGCAGCCGCGGTAATACGTAGGTGGCAAGCGTTGTCCGGAATTATTGGGCGTAAAGCGCGCGCAGGCGGTTCTTTAAGTCTGATGTGAAAGCCCACGGCTCAACCGTGGAGGGTCATTGGAAACTGGAGAACTTGAGTACAGAAGAGGAAAGTGGAATTCCATGTGTAGCGGTGAAATGCGTAGAGATGTGGAGGAACACCAGTGGCGAAGGCGACTTTCTGGTCTGTAACTGACGCTGAGGCGCGAAAGCGTGGGGAGCAAACAGGATTAGATACCCTGGTAGTCCACGCCGTAAACGATGAGTGCTAAGTGTTAGGGGGTTTCCGCCCCTTAGTGCTGCAGCTAACGCATTAAGCACTCCGCCTGGGGAGTACGGCCGCAAGGCTGAAACTCAAAGGAATTGACGGGGGCCCGCACAAGCGGTGGAGCATGTGGTTTAATTCGAAGCAACGCGAAGAACCTTACCAGGTCTTGACATCCCACTGCCCGGTGTAGAGATACACTTTTCCCTTCGGGGACAGTGGTGACAGGTGGTGCATGGTTGTCGTCAGCTCGTGTCGTGAGATGTTGGGTTAAGTCCCGCAACGAGCGCAACCCTTGATCTTAGTTGCCAGCATTCAGTTGGGCACTCTAAGGTGACTGCCGGTGACAAACCGGAGGAAGGTGGGGATGACGTCAAATCATCATGCCCCTTATGACCTGGGCTACACACGTGCTACAATGGACGGTACAAAGGGTTGCCAACCCGCGAGGGGGAGCTAATCCCAGAAAACCGTTCTCAGTTCGGATTGTAGGCTGCAACTCGCCTGCATGAAGCCGGAATCGCTAGTAATCGTGGATCAGCATGCCACGGTGAATACGTTCCCGGGCCTTGTACACACCGCCCGTCACACCACGAGAGTTTGTAACACCCGAAGTCGGTGAGGTAACCCTTGTGGAGCCAGCCGCCGAAGGTGGGACGGATGATTGGGGTGAAGTCGTAACAAGGTAGCCGTATCGGAAGGTGCGGCTGGATCACCTCCTTTCTAAGGATAAATTCGGAACCGGGCGCCCTAGGCGCTCCGGGGTTGACGTTTTGCGTTCAGTTTTGAAGGTTCATCTTCAATGGCAACATTGAACTGATCTTCTTTTATCATTAAAACAATTATACTCAAGAGGGCCTATAGCTCAGCTGGTTAGAGCGCACGCCTGATAAGCGTGAGGTCGATGGTTCGAGTCCATTTAGGCCCACCATTCTTCTTGGGGCCTTAGCTCAGCTGGGAGAGCGCCTGCCTTGCACGCAGGAGGTCAGCGGTTCGATCCCGCTAGGCTCCACCAATCATTTTATAGTGAAATGATGAAACTTGTTCTTTGAAAACTGGATAAAACGACATTGAAACAAATGAAACATGAATTCAAAGTACGCGTGGCACTTGATGCCACAACTTTTTAATTAACCAGTGGTTAAGTTAGAAAGGGCGCACGGTGGATGCCTTGGCACTAGGAGCCGAAGAAGGACGGCACTAACACCGATATGCTTCGGGGAGCTGTAAGTGAGCGATGATCCGGAGATTTCCGAATGGGGGAACCCCCTGTCTTTAATGGGACAGGATCCATGTGTGAATCTATAGCACATGAGAAGGCAGACCCAGGGAACTGAAACATCTAAGTACCTGGAGGAAGAGAAAGCAAATGCGATTCCCTGAGTAGCGGCGAGCGAAACGGGATCAGCCCAAACCAAGAGGCTTGCCTCTTGGGGTTGTAGGACACTCTATACGGAGTTACAAAAGGAAGGATTAGGCGAAGCGACCTGGAACGGTCCGCCACAGCGGGTAACAGCCCCGTAGCCGAAAACCCTTCCCCTCCAGAGTGGATCCTGAGTACGGCGGAACACGTGAAATTCCGTCGGAATCTGGGAGGACCATCTCCCAAGGCTAAATACTTCCTAGTGACCGATAGTGAACCAGTACCGTGAGGGAAAGGTGAAAAGCACCCCGGAAGGGGAGTGAAATAGATCCTGAAACCGTGTGCCTACAAGTAGTCAAAGCCCGTTAATGGGTGATGGCGTGCCTTTTGTAGAATGAACCGGCGAGTTACGATTACATGCAAGGTTAAGCTGAGAAGGCGGAGCCGCAGCGAAAGCGAGTCTGAATAGGGCGATAGAGTATGTAGTTGTAGACCCGAAACCAGGTGATCTACCCATGTCCAGGGTGAAGGTAAGGTAACACTTACTGGAGGCCCGAACCCACGCACGTTGAAAAGTGCGGGGATGAGGTGTGGGTAGCGGAGAAATTCCAATCGAACCTGGAGATAGCTGGTTCTCTCCGAAATAGCTTTAGGGCTAGCCTCAAGATAGAGAATCCTGGAGGTAGAGCACTGTTTGGACTAGGGGCCCATCCCGGGTTACCGAATTCAGACAAACTCCGAATGCCAGTGATTTATGCTTGGGAGTCAGACTGCGAGTGATAAGATCCGTAGTCAAGAGGGAAACAGCCCAGACCACCAGCTAAGGTCCCCAAATATCCGTTAAGTGGAAAAGGATGTGGCGTTGCTTAGACAACCAGGATGTTGGCTTAGAAGCAGCCATCATTTAAAGAGTGCGTAATAGCTCACTGGTCGAGTGACACTGCGCCGAAAATGTACCGGGGCTAAACGGATTACCGAAGCTGTGGATGGATCTCTTCGGAGATCCGTGGTAGGAGAGCGTTCTAAGGGCGTTGAAGTCAGACCGGAAGGACTGGTGGAGCGCTTAGAAGTGAGAATGCCGGTATGAGTAACGAAAGACGGGTGAGAATCCCGTCCACCGAATGCCTAAGGTTTCCTGAGGAAGGCTCGTCCGCTCAGGGTTAGTCGGGACCTAAGTCGAGGCCGATAGGCGTAGACGATGGACAACAGGTTGATATTCCTGTACCACCTCCCCGCCGTTTGAGCAATGGGGGGACGCAGAAGGATAAGGAGAGCGTGCCGTTGGTTGTGCACGTCCAAGCAGTGAGGCGTGGAATGAGGCAAATCCCATTCCTGACACGTTGAGCTGTGATGGCAAGAGGTTTACCTCAGAGTCCCTGATTTCACACTGCCAAGAAAAGCCTCTAGCGAGGCGGGAGGTGCCCGTACCGCAAACCGACACAGGTAGGCGAGAAGAGAATTCTAAGGTGAGCGAGTGAACTCTCGTTAAGGAACTCGGCAAAATGACCCCGTAACTTCGGGAGAAGGGGTGCTCTGGTAGGGTGAATAGCCCGAGAGAGCCGCAGTGAATAGGCCCAGGCGACTGTTTAGCAAAAACACAGGTCTCTGCAAAACCGTAAGGTGACGTATAGGGGCTGACGCCTGCCCGGTGCTGGAAGGTTAAGAGGAGTGCTTAGCGCAAGCGAAGGTGCGAATTGAAGCCCCAGTAAACGGCGGCCGTAACTATAACGGTCCTAAGGTAGCGAAATTCCTTGTCGGGTAAGTTCCGACCCGCACGAAAGGCGTAACGATCTGGGCACTGTCTCAACGAGAGACTCGGTGAAATTATAGTACCTGTGAAGATGCAGGTTACCCGCGACAGGACGGAAAGACCCCGTGGAGCTTTACTGTAGCCTGATATTGAATTTTGGTGCAACTTGTACAGAATAGGTAGGAGCCTTAGATTCCGGAGCGCCAGCTTCGGCGGAGGCGTCAGTGGGATACTACCCTGGTTGTATTGAAATTCTAACCCACAAGCCTGATCGGCTTGGGAGACAGTGTCAGGCGGGCAGTTTGACTGGGGCGGTCGCCTCCTAAAGAGTAACGGAGGCGCCCAAAGGTTCCCTCAGAATGGTTGGAAATCATTCGCAGAGTGTAAAGGCAGAAGGGAGCTTGACTGCGAGACGTACATGTCGAGCAGGGTCGAAAGACGGGCTTAGTGATCCGGTGGTTCCGCATGGAAGGGCCATCGCTCAACGGATAAAAGCTACCCCGGGGATAACAGGCTTATCTCCCCCAAGAGTCCACATCGACGGGGAGGTTTGGCACCTCGATGTCGGCTCATCGCATCCTGGGGCTGTAGTCGGTCCCAAGGGTTGGGCTGTTCGCCCATTAAAGCGGTACGCGAGCTGGGTTCAGAACGTCGTGAGACAGTTCGGTCCCTATCCGTCGCGGGCGCAGGAAATTTGAGAGGAGCTGTCCTTAGTACGAGAGGACCGGGATGGACACACCGCTGGTGTACCAGTTGTTCTGCCAAGGGCATCGCTGGGTAGCTATGTGTGGCCGGGATAAGTGCTGAAAGCATCTAAGCACGAAGCCCCCTCAAGATGAGATTTCCCATTGCGCAAGCAAGTAAGATCCCTCAAAGACGATGAGGTAGATAGGTTCGAGGTGGAAGCGTGGCGACACGTGCAGCTGACGAATACTAATCGATCGAGGACTTAACCAACAAACTGTACGCGAATCATGCACGATTTGTTTCACCTGTCGTTTATCCAGTTTTGAAAGAATAAGTACAAGTTTTTGAAAAAAAGCTTGAAAATACCAGGAGTACTGGTATACTAAATCTTGTCTTTCGAAAAAAATAGTCCAGTGATGATGGCAAAGAGGCCACACCCGTTCCCATCTCGAACACGGCAGTTAAGCTCTTTTGCGCCGATGGTAGTTGGGGGTTTCCCCCTGTGAGAGTAGGACGTCGCTGGGCAATACATATTGGAGGATTAGCTCAGCTGGGAGAGCATCTGCCTTACAAGCAGAGGGTCGGCGGTTCGATCCCGTCATCCTCCACCATTTTTTTGCCGGAGTAGCTCAGTTGGTAGAGCAACTGACTTGTAATCAGTAGGTCGAGGGTTCGACTCCTTTCTCCGGCACCACTCATGTAAATGAGCCATTAGCTCAGCTGGTAGAGCATCTGACTTTTAATCAGAGGGTCGAAGGTTCGAATCCTTCATGGCTCACCATTTTAATTTAATAATTGCCACGCGGGTGTGGCGGAACTGGCAGACGCACTAGACTTAGGATCTAGCGCCTTCGGGCGTGGGGGTTCGACTCCCTTCACCCGCACCATTTTTGCGGAAGTAGTTCAGTGGTAGAACGCCACCTTGCCAAGGTGGAGGTCGCGAGTTCGAACCTCGTCTTCCGCTCCAATTTTTAATCTTTATCGACCCTAAGCCGGGGTGGCGGAACTGGCAGACGCACAGGACTTAAAATCCTGCGGTAGGTGACTACCGTACCGGTTCGATTCCGGTCCTCGGCACCATCTTTTCACAAAACAGTGAATAGCATCATATGCGCCCGTAGCTCAATTGGATAGAGTACTTGACTACGAATCAAGCGGTTAGAGGTTCGAGTCCTCTCGGGCGCACCATAATTTTTACATCCAGCATCTCAAGTTCGGGAAGTAGCTCAGCTTGGTAGAGCACTTGGTTTGGGACCAAGGGGTCGCAGGTTCGAATCCTGTCTTCCCGACCAAACAATGGGGCCTTAGCTCAGCTGGGAGAGCGCCTGCCTTGCACGCAGGAGGTCAGCGGTTCGATCCCGCTAGGCTCCACCATTTTGATAGTTGAACCTTGAAAACTGAACAGCAAAACGTCAACGAAAGACGTCACGAGAACCTCGGTGTGAGCACGGCTTTTGCAAAGGTTGCCTTTTGCAAAGGTTGCCTTTGGCAAACAGAGCAAAGTTGTTTTTCATCTCGGTGTGCGTGACGAAAATTTACTGATCAGCATTTTGTAGATCAAGCCATCTTCGGATGGTGCCAGCAACAACTAGAGCAGTCAAATGTTCTCTATAATGGAGAGTTTGATCCTGGCTCAGGACGAACGCTGGCGGCGTGCCTAATACATGCAAGTCGAGCGGAACCATTGGAGCTTGCTCCTTTGGTTTAGCGGCGGACGGGTGAGTAACACGTGGGCAACCTGCCCTGCAGATCGGGATAACTCCGGGAAACCGGTGCTAATACCGAATAGTTTGCGGCCTCTCCTGAGGCTGCACGGAAAGACGGTCTCGGCTGTCACTGCAGGATGGGCCCGCGGCGCATTAGCTAGTTGGTGGGGTAATGGCCTACCAAGGCAACGATGCGTAGCCGACCTGAGAGGGTGATCGGCCACACTGGGACTGAGACACGGCCCAGACTCCTACGGGAGGCAGCAGTAGGGAATCTTCCGCAATGGACGAAAGTCTGACGGAGCAACGCCGCGTGAGTGACGAAGGTTTTCGGATCGTAAAACTCTGTTGTGAGGGAAGAACAAGTGCCAAGTAACTACTGGCACCTTGACGGTACCTCACCAGAAAGCCACGGCTAACTACGTGCCAGCAGCCGCGGTAATACGTAGGTGGCAAGCGTTGTCCGGAATTATTGGGCGTAAAGCGCGCGCAGGCGGTTCTTTAAGTCTGATGTGAAAGCCCACGGCTCAACCGTGGAGGGTCATTGGAAACTGGAGAACTTGAGTACAGAAGAGGAAAGTGGAATTCCATGTGTAGCGGTGAAATGCGTAGAGATGTGGAGGAACACCAGTGGCGAAGGCGACTTTCTGGTCTGTAACTGACGCTGAGGCGCGAAAGCGTGGGGAGCAAACAGGATTAGATACCCTGGTAGTCCACGCCGTAAACGATGAGTGCTAAGTGTTAGGGGGTTTCCGCCCCTTAGTGCTGCAGCTAACGCATTAAGCACTCCGCCTGGGGAGTACGGCCGCAAGGCTGAAACTCAAAGGAATTGACGGGGGCCCGCACAAGCGGTGGAGCATGTGGTTTAATTCGAAGCAACGCGAAGAACCTTACCAGGTCTTGACATCCCACTGCCCGGTGTAGAGATACACTTTTCCCTTCGGGGACAGTGGTGACAGGTGGTGCATGGTTGTCGTCAGCTCGTGTCGTGAGATGTTGGGTTAAGTCCCGCAACGAGCGCAACCCTTGATCTTAGTTGCCAGCATTTAGTTGGGC includes these proteins:
- the folK gene encoding 2-amino-4-hydroxy-6-hydroxymethyldihydropteridine diphosphokinase codes for the protein MNQSYLSLGSNMGNRFEMLKQAVAKLAVFPTIKVTRISSLYETDPVGYIEQEPFLNMVVQLETELTALDLLDVCQEIEQSLNRERLIRWGPRTIDLDILLYNQENLKNDRLIVPHPRMCERAFVLVPLVEINPEFKVDTYFERDGVRLWKSYDDMKAFLQDMQNES
- the lysS gene encoding lysine--tRNA ligase, which translates into the protein MSEELNDQLVVRRQKMQAFRDNGMDPFGGRFERTHLSQEIIEQYGELSKEKLEETPYEVIIAGRVMTKRGKGKAGFAHIQDLKGQIQIYVRKDAIGDEAYEIYNTVDLGDILGIKGVVFKTNVGELSIKVKEVEFLTKALRPLPEKFHGLKDVEQRYRQRYLDLLTSEGSKETFILRSRIIQSMRRYLDNAGFLEVETPMLHSIAGGAAAKPFITHHNALDMELYIRIAIELHLKRLIVGGLEKVYEIGRVFRNEGISTRHNPEFTMLELYEAYADYNDIMALTENLVAHIAQEVLGTTTVQYGEDQIDLAVGWKRLHMADAVKEYTGVDFWEQMTKEEAQALAKEHHVEIRPTMEVGHILNEFFEQKVEEQLVQPTFVYGHPVEISPLAKKNPEDDRFTDRFELFIVRREHANAFTELNDPIDQRQRFEAQLIEKSEGNDEAHEMDEDFIEALEYGLPPTGGLGIGIDRLIMLLTNSSSIRDVLLFPQMRPKE
- the folB gene encoding dihydroneopterin aldolase gives rise to the protein MDFIHVNDMEFYGYHGVFPEETKLGQRFRLTVSLAVNLQQAGKTDALEHTVHYGEVYEACRSIVEGEPKKLVEAVAESVASHILADFPLVQGIRVQLIKPDPPIPGHYKSVAIDITRGKFI